One genomic region from Yarrowia lipolytica chromosome 1C, complete sequence encodes:
- a CDS encoding uncharacterized protein (Compare to YALI0C05599g, similar to uniprot|Q03862 Saccharomyces cerevisiae YDR101c, similar to Saccharomyces cerevisiae ARX1 (YDR101C); ancestral locus Anc_8.245): protein MSLARSTALLDEKNTLTSSVTDKYRLAGKITQTCLQHIIQTVLTQYETYTVGEMCRMGDEFLERATTAVYKSVAEKGIAQPVRIEKQEFVGGVSPENGDKFQGGMLAPGDLVKISLGVYIDGYTAQVTQTEVVRHVPNTSAGETEQPLTGSPADAVCASYLASEAVIAYLAQVTDPNPGKAVGVVTGTKIRELVEKIAAAYHVKIVPGSSVRRIRRFLAGQHDIVLERDYKGVLWEVEGEEERALHAVKLAESEAKQESTEGAVCLYEQHIEEEENFTVEAGEAYQVDIQMAAAPQKGAIRLYDFQGYDESGTVINQYGRDFSVTYGLKIQASRKLLSQLEATTSVYPFKLSHVESNVAKARLGLGEILAHQILVPIPVKVAKFVPLAALYEFSKNSKARARDEASKAVPVARNSSSVLLTNDACLRLTGGQAFPPPYVHSAFELPEDVTNLLKLVGHKHGAKVKDVLPGDVDMAPAKEAKMEE from the coding sequence ATGTCTCTGGCCCGATCTACCGCGCTTCTGgacgaaaaaaacacactGACGAGCTCCGTCACCGACAAGTACCGTCTGGCCGGCAAAATCACCCAGACGTGTCTGCAGCACATTATCCAGACCGTTCTGACCCAATATGAGACGTACACGGTGGGAGAAATGTGCCGTATGGGAGACGAGTTCCTCGAGCGAGCCACCACCGCCGTCTACAAGTCTGTGGCCGAGAAGGGCATTGCTCAACCCGTTCGAATCGAAAAGCAGGAGTTTGTGGGAGGAGTGAGTCCCGAGAACGGCGACAAGTTCCAGGGAGGCATGTTGGCGCCCGGCGATCTGGTCAAAATCTCTCTGGGAGTCTACATTGACGGATATACTGCCCaggtgacacaaacagaggtTGTGCGACACGTGCCCAATACCTCTGCTGGCGAGACCGAGCAGCCTCTGACCGGATCTCCTGCCGATGCGGTCTGTGCCTCCTACCTGGCGTCCGAGGCGGTCATTGCCTACCTGGCCCAGGTGACCGATCCCAACCCCGGCAAGGCTGTTGGAGTTGTCACCGGTACCAAGATCCGAGAGCTCGTCGAGAagattgctgctgcctACCACGTCAAGATTGTGCCTGGATCTTCTGTGCGACGTATCCGGCGTTTCCTCGCTGGTCAGCACGACATTGTGCTGGAGCGAGACTACAAGGGCGTTCTCTGGGAGGTTGagggcgaggaggagcgagcTCTTCACGCCGTCAAGCTGGCCGAGTCCGAGGCTAAACAGGAGTCCACCGAGGGCGCCGTCTGTCTGTACGAACAGcacattgaggaggaggagaactTCACCGTGGAGGCTGGAGAGGCCTACCAGGTCGACATTCAGATGGCTGCAGCTCCCCAGAAGGGCGCTATCCGTCTGTACGACTTCCAGGGCTACGACGAGTCTGGAACTGTGATCAACCAGTACGGACGAGACTTCTCTGTCACCTATGGACTCAAGATCCAGGCCAGCAGAAAGCTGCTCAGTCAGCTGGAGGCTACCACCTCCGTCTACCCCTTCAAGCTGTCCCACGTCGAGTCCAACGTTGCCAAGGCCCGTCTGGGTTTGGGCGAGATTCTGGCCCATCAGATTCTGGTGCCTATTCCCGTCAAGGTGGCCAAGTTTGTGCCTCTGGCTGCTCTCTACGAGTTTTCAAAGAACTCCAAGGCCCGGGCCCGAGACGAGGCTTCCAAGGCTGTTCCCGTTGCTCGAAACTCGTCTTCTGTGCTGCTCACCAATGACGCCTGTCTGCGACTCACTGGAGGCCAGGCCTTCCCTCCTCCTTATGTGCACTCTGCCTTTGAGCTGCCCGAGGACGTGACCAACCTACTCAAGCTGGTGGGCCACAAGCACGGagccaaggtcaaggatGTTCTTCCCGGCGACGTCGACATGGCTCCTGCaaaggaggccaagatggaggagtaA
- a CDS encoding uncharacterized protein (Truncated form of YALI0C05665g, similar to Saccharomyces cerevisiae BMH2 (YDR099W) and BMH1 (YER177W); ancestral locus Anc_8.243, uniprot|Q876L9 Yarrowia lipolytica 14-3-3 protein Bmh2), which produces MVEYMKEIATGDQELSVEERNLLSVAYKNVIGAHRAWWRVVSSCEQKEEQKGKETKIIDDFRQKIEAGLQDICHDILNVLEKHLIPKLEKPSAEATEAAAKDGADPSELSESIVFYYKMKGDYYRYLAEFTTDDKRKEAAEKSLQAYQFASDEATSKLPPTHHIRLGLALNFSVFYYEILNSPERACQLAKQAFDDAIADIDSITEERSKDYALIMQLLRDNLTLWTNNDEPEQA; this is translated from the coding sequence ATGGTGGAGTACAtgaaggagattgccacCGGCGACCAGGAGctgtctgtggaggagcgAAACCTGCTCTCCGTGGCATACAAGAACGTGATTGGCGCTCACCGAGCATGGTGGCGAGTGGTCAGCAGCTGCgagcagaaggaggagcaaaagggcaaggagaccaagatCATCGACGACTTCCGTCAGAAGATTGAGGCCGGTCTGCAGGACATTTGCCacgacattctcaacgTGCTTGAGAAGCACCTGATCCCCAAGCTCGAGAAGCCCTCGGCCGAGGCCactgaggctgctgccaaggatGGCGCCGACCCCAGCGAGCTGTCCGAGTCCATCGTCTTCTACTACAAGATGAAGGGTGACTACTACCGATACCTGGCCGAGTTCACCACCGACGACAAGCGAaaggaggctgccgagAAGTCGCTGCAGGCCTACCAGTTTGCTTCCGACGAGGCCACCTCCAAGCTGCCCCCCACCCACCACATTCGGCTGGGTCTGGCTCTCAACTTCTCCGTCTTCTATtacgagattctcaactcGCCCGAGCGAGCCTGccagctggccaagcagGCTTTCGACGATGCCATTGCTGACATTGACTCCATCACCGAGGAGCGAAGCAAGGACTATGCTCTGATCATGCAGCTGCTGCGAGATAACCTCACGTTGTGGACCAACAATGACGAGCCCGAGCAGGCGTAA
- a CDS encoding uncharacterized protein (Compare to YALI0C05643g, similar to uniprot|O94397 Schizosaccharomyces pombe Hypothetical 38.6 kDa protein, similar to Saccharomyces cerevisiae SGF73 (YGL066W); ancestral locus Anc_6.218), protein MVDKEKATRKRKAASDSKPAARKEKKEKDGDDVKARGKASKAGKAGKATKATKATKETKKKKKEKSTPKEKPPVDVEKQCGVPLPNGDLCARSLTCKSHSMGAKRAVQGRSQPYDVLLASYQKKNQVKLATLSAQNALDEENEAFKDEVVDDNEEFAQVMAGVQRSYPVPVEQKVVMPTRLKNDFFRMREMLIGTLTNVASVPPPSTGASSSASQIMSATGAVLGRTVVYEPGTGNSFVRPSRAVRRR, encoded by the exons atGGTCGACAAGGAAAAAGCGACTCGAAAGCGCAAGGCGGCCAGCGACTCGAAGCCTGCGGCCCGcaaggagaaaaaagaaaaggaCGGCGACGACGTCAAGGCCCGAGGCAAGGCGTCCAAGGCCGGCAAGGCTGGcaaggccaccaaggcAACCAAGGCCACCAAAGAGA ccaaaaagaaaaagaaagaaaagtCCACACCAAAAGAAAAACCACCAGTGGACGTGGAAAAGCAATGTGGTGTCCCGCTTCCCAACGGAGATCTCTGTGCACGGTCCCTTACGTGCAAGTCGCACAGTATGGGCGCCAAGCGAGCTGTCCAGGGCCGTTCACAGCCCTACGATGTGCTTTTAGCCTCgtaccagaagaagaaccaggTCAAGCTGGCTACTTTAAGCGCGCAAAACGCcctggacgaggagaacgaGGCCTTCAAGGATGAGGTTGTGGACGACAATGAGGAGTTTGCTCAGGTCATGGCCGGCGTCCAGAGAAGCTATCCTGTGCCCGTGGAACAGAAAGTGGTCATGCCAACGCGGCTGAAGAACGACTTTTTCCGCATGCGAGAAATGCTCATTGGCACGCTCACTAATGTCGCCAgtgttcctcctccgtcCACTGGGGCTTCCAGCAGTGCCAGTCAGATTATGAGTGCTACTGGAGCTGTTCTTGGTCGAACGGTTGTGTATGAACCGGGTACAGGAAACAGTTTTGTGCGACCTAGTCGGGCAGTCAGGAGGAGATAA
- a CDS encoding uncharacterized protein (Truncated form of YALI0C05577g, similar to wi|NCU07727.1 Neurospora crassa NCU07727. 1 predicted protein (27721 - 26763), similar to Saccharomyces cerevisiae TVP15 (YDR100W); ancestral locus Anc_8.244) — translation MTVAHSDVLRSWPPRHGYCPSSIVVVPTFGNPVPLLTQILLSFYLIIFGYSIASLEFATPPVAHKYGSFLFSFVGRGILYILIAAILMSGGFFRYLISFIIFGIGALFVVLEFIPSIEPPENMRNEPLDYMEEV, via the coding sequence ATGACTGTTGCTCATTCTGATGTGCTTCGCTCATGGCCTCCTCGCCATGGATACTGCCCTTCATCGATTGTTGTCGTCCCAACCTTTGGCAACCCAGTTCCATTACTAACGCAGATTCTCCTCTCATTCTATCTTATCATTTTTGGTTACTCAATTGCATCTCTCGAGTTTGCCACCCCCCCAGTGGCACATAAGTACGGCTCGTTCCTCTTCTCATTCGTGGGGCGAGGTATTCTGTACATTCTGATTGCCGCCATTCTCATGTCTGGTGGCTTCTTCCGATACCTCATTTCGTTCATTATTTTCGGAATCGGCGCTCTCTTTGTGGTGCTGGAGTTCATTCCTTCCATCGAACCTCCTGAGAACATGCGAAACGAGCCCTTAGACTacatggaggaggtgtAG
- a CDS encoding uncharacterized protein (Compare to YALI0C05555g, similar to uniprot|Q7ZXE3 Xenopus laevis U5 snRNP- specific 40 kDa pro), whose protein sequence is MSLVKKPKTELSTHVASDHVTETSIQLIGHSCPVLACDLSADKEVLSGDLEGLVKLWKLSRDDTVEQYEVGKHKGAVLGAIFLKHRMVTCSTDTTISIFDGGHKIRNFKGHTAAVNVVCGGQNDELIYSGSDDGSIGIWDPREKDSESRVIETNYPVIAVATDGHETVWSAGVDDVISRWDLRMNQQIDFQGADGHTDIVTSLSYNHNRLASHSHDNTVRVWDTKPFMADEKSRELLCLTDAPNGIEQATLKAKWSSDGEHIISGSADRTVVIWKGDTGRLVRKVGGHSGCVNDVAMVDKWYVSASSDGTLVVSTL, encoded by the coding sequence ATGTCGCTGGTCAAGAAGCCGAAAACCGAACTGTCGACGCATGTTGCgtcagatcacgtgacagaaACGTCGATCCAGCTGATTGGACACTCGTGCCCGGTTCTGGCGTGTGATTTGAGTGCAGACAAGGAGGTTCTTTCAGGCGATCTGGAGGGACTGGTAAAGCTGTGGAagctgtcacgtgatgacACGGTTGAGCAGTACGAGGTTGGAAAGCACAAGGGAGCAGTTTTGGGCGCGATTTTCCTCAAGCATCGTATGGTTACCTGTTCTACAGACACAACGATTTCCATTTTTGATGGCGGACACAAGATCCGGAATTTCAAGGGCCATACGGCTGCTGTGAACGTGGTTTGTGGAGGACAAAACGACGAGCTGATCTACAGTGGCTCGGATGATGGCAGTATTGGCATTTGGGATCCTCGAGAGAAGGATAGCGAGTCACGTGTGATTGAAACGAATTATCCCGTGATTGCCGTGGCTACAGATGGACACGAGACGGTGTGGAGTGCAGGAGTTGATGACGTGATCAGCAGATGGGACTTGCGGATGAATCAGCAGATTGATTTCCAGGGCGCTGATGGACACACAGATATCGTCACGAGTCTGAGCTACAATCACAACCGGTTGGCAAGCCATTCTCACGACAATACCGTGCGAGTTTGGGACACAAAGCCGTTTATGGCTGACGAAAAGTCGAGAGAACTGTTGTGTTTGACTGATGCTCCTAACGGTATTGAGCAGGCGACTCTCAAGGCGAAATGGTCTAGTGATGGAGAGCATATCATTTCCGGGTCTGCTGATCGAACAGTGGTGATTTGGAAGGGCGATACTGGTCGTCTGGTGCGAAAGGTCGGTGGTCATAGTGGCTGTGTTAATGATG
- a CDS encoding uncharacterized protein (Compare to YALI0C05621g, similar to uniprot|P01097 Saccharomyces cerevisiae YDL181w INH1 inhibitor of mitochondrial ATPase, similar to Saccharomyces cerevisiae INH1 (YDL181W) and STF1 (YDL130W-A); ancestral locus Anc_7.294), which yields MLTRITTATVTRVPRVAARFYSEGSTGSYRGEGSGDSFTKREKAQEDLYVKQQEKEKLDALRKQLNKLKQDTADLEKHLDSKK from the exons atgctTACCCGAATTACCACCGCCACCGTCACTCGAGTTCCTCGAGTCGCCGCCCGATTCTACTCTGAGGGCTCCACCGGTTCCTACCGAGGCGAGGGATCTGGCGATTCTTTCACC AAACGAGAGAAGGCCCAGGAGGACCTCTACgtcaagcagcaggagaaggagaagctcgatGCTCTCCGAAAGCAGCTTaacaagctcaagcagGACACTGCCGACCTTGAGAAGCACCTTGACTCCAAGAAATAG